The Thermomicrobiales bacterium genome includes a region encoding these proteins:
- the ilvD gene encoding dihydroxy-acid dehydratase, protein MTSKNGSNGHQNGAFDMRHQSRHILDGVERAGARAMLKGIGLTDEDLKKPMVLIANTWIETMPCNFGLRTLAHVVKEGVRAAGGYPMEMNTVAISDGITMGTEGMKTSLVSREMIADSVELVAKGHMFDAIIGLGACDKTLPGLSMALARVNVPGFLIYGGTILPGEVEIDGEMHEATVRSVYEAIGGHKAGKLSAEALKLIEDHACPSHGACGGQYTANTMAMAMEFIGLSPLGSASPPAVSWEQFEAGEGTKQSVVNPKKLEIGRQAGELIMHLLKNGIRPRDILTREAFENAIAGVAASGGSTNAVLHLLALADEAEVELTIDDFDEISRRTPLICDMMPGGRFAAADLDKAGGTPLVAKRMIEGGKLRGDLMTASGVTFEAEASDAVETPGQEVVVTVEKPIKDSGGLVILKGNVAPDGAVIKIFGYERPYHRGPARVFDSEHDALEAVYANKINDGDVVVIRYEGPKGGPGMQEMLAITAGMIGQGLGGTCALITDGRFSGATKGLMCGHVAPEAYVGGPIAAVHEGDMVVLDIENRGLNIEVSDEEIAKRLKSWKAPEPRYKRGVLAKYASLVTQADEGAVTRPIL, encoded by the coding sequence AAGCCGGCATATCCTCGACGGTGTCGAGCGGGCCGGCGCCCGCGCGATGCTCAAGGGCATTGGCCTGACCGACGAGGACCTGAAGAAGCCGATGGTCCTGATCGCCAATACCTGGATCGAAACCATGCCCTGCAATTTCGGCTTGCGCACCCTGGCGCATGTCGTGAAGGAAGGGGTGCGGGCGGCCGGCGGCTATCCGATGGAGATGAATACCGTCGCCATTTCGGACGGCATCACCATGGGCACCGAGGGGATGAAAACCTCACTCGTCTCCCGCGAAATGATTGCCGACTCGGTGGAACTGGTCGCCAAAGGGCACATGTTCGACGCCATCATCGGTCTCGGCGCCTGCGACAAGACCTTGCCGGGTCTCTCCATGGCGCTGGCTCGCGTGAACGTTCCCGGCTTTCTCATCTACGGTGGCACGATCCTGCCGGGCGAAGTCGAGATCGATGGTGAAATGCACGAGGCTACGGTCCGTTCGGTCTACGAAGCGATCGGCGGCCACAAGGCCGGCAAGCTGAGCGCCGAAGCCCTGAAGCTGATCGAGGATCATGCCTGCCCCTCGCACGGCGCGTGCGGCGGTCAGTACACCGCCAACACGATGGCGATGGCGATGGAGTTCATCGGGCTCTCGCCACTCGGTTCGGCCTCGCCGCCCGCGGTCTCCTGGGAACAGTTCGAAGCCGGTGAGGGTACCAAGCAATCGGTCGTCAATCCGAAGAAGCTCGAGATCGGACGCCAGGCCGGCGAGTTGATCATGCATCTGCTCAAGAACGGCATCCGGCCGCGCGATATTCTCACCCGCGAGGCGTTCGAGAACGCGATCGCCGGCGTGGCGGCCAGCGGTGGCTCCACCAATGCGGTCCTCCACTTGCTGGCGCTGGCCGACGAGGCCGAGGTCGAACTTACGATCGACGACTTCGACGAGATCTCGCGCCGGACGCCGCTCATCTGCGACATGATGCCGGGCGGCCGCTTCGCCGCGGCTGATCTGGACAAGGCCGGCGGCACGCCGTTGGTGGCCAAGCGAATGATCGAGGGCGGCAAGCTGCGTGGCGACTTGATGACCGCCAGCGGGGTGACGTTCGAGGCGGAAGCCTCCGACGCGGTCGAAACACCCGGCCAGGAGGTGGTCGTTACCGTCGAGAAACCGATCAAGGACTCGGGTGGCCTGGTCATCCTCAAGGGGAACGTCGCTCCGGACGGCGCGGTCATCAAGATCTTCGGATACGAGCGGCCATACCACCGTGGTCCCGCGCGCGTCTTCGACTCGGAGCACGACGCGCTGGAAGCGGTCTATGCCAACAAGATCAATGACGGCGATGTGGTGGTGATCCGCTACGAGGGACCGAAGGGCGGTCCCGGCATGCAGGAGATGCTGGCCATCACCGCCGGCATGATCGGTCAGGGGCTCGGCGGCACCTGCGCGTTGATTACCGACGGGCGCTTCTCAGGCGCCACCAAGGGACTCATGTGCGGCCACGTCGCGCCAGAGGCCTATGTGGGCGGTCCGATCGCCGCGGTGCATGAGGGCGACATGGTGGTGCTCGACATCGAGAACCGCGGTCTCAACATCGAAGTGTCGGACGAGGAGATCGCCAAGCGGCTCAAGAGCTGGAAGGCGCCCGAACCACGCTACAAGCGGGGCGTCCTGGCCAAGTACGCGTCGCTGGTGACGCAGGCAGACGAAGGCGCGGTGACGCGTCCGATTCTTTAG